The sequence below is a genomic window from Bernardetia sp..
ATTAGTTGTTGGTGGAGACACCAAAAACGACGATTCCAACAACAACGAGGTTAAAAAATGTTTTATGTTCTACAATCTACAATAAGAAAAGTTTTTTTACAAGAAAAAGGTAAAATATTATGTGTCGTGTTTGGTCGTCGGTGGGGACACTGACAACGGCAGAGGTTTTATTTGTCTTCTAGCTCTTTGAGCCTGTATTCTATCCAGTTTAGATTATTTCTAAATTTAACATATTGAGGAAAATCTTTAACTAAATTTTTATGAAATTTCTGAGCATATGAATAGTAATATCTAGCCTTAGAATAATTTTTAGCTGCCTCTTGCACTTCTCCCAAAGCAAAATAGGAGTCTGCAAGTCCACTTCTGAAGTTTACATTATTTCCATAATTCTCATTAAGATCTACCATCAAATTGTTATACTTTACAAGCAATTCATGACCTTTTTTAATGCTACCTAATGAAATTTGCACTTTTCCCAATACAGCACATGAAATCGCTAAACCATTTTTAAAATCAACGTTATCAGGGTTACTTGCACTAAGTTCGATACCTAACTTATGTCTTTCCTTAAGTAAGAACAAGGCTTTTTCGTAATATTTCAAATTATAGTATAAAGTACCTAACTTTTCGCACGAAACTGCAAATGCATGTTTTATATTTATGTCATCTTGATAAGATGTGTATAATTTATTCATTAGGTAATTGAATTTTTCAAAAAACTCCAATGCTTTGTCTAATTGCGTTAAATGTTGATAGATTTCTCCTACTTTTTGGTATGCAATAGCCAAACTATAAATTAAATGTTCACTATTACTATACTTTTCCAAAGTCTCTTCATACATTGTAACTGTTTCCATAGAAAATTGAAGAGCTGTTGTTGTTTCTCCTAACGACATGTACGTTTGACCCAAGTTTTGCTTAGAAAGAGCTAGACCATTCAAAAACTCTAATTTTTCTTGACTATTTTTTAATGCTACTTGGTATGCTTTATGAGACTTTTTATAGAAAAACAATTCTTTATTTAAATTACCCATTTTTTTATAAAAGCTTCCTATTCGTTCCATTAATAAAGCTATTTCAGTTCCCTTATGAGACGAAAAATTAATGCCAAGTTTGAGAAATACTTCTTCACAATAGCTTACTATATTTTCTGTAATAGCAATATAAATAGAGGTATATTTATAATTTTCATAGTTATAACTAGGATTATCTCTCCAATTTAATTTATCTATTAAATTAATTATGGCTTGATAACAGTCAGCATAAAGCTCTGTCTCATTCTTATACCTAACAATTTCAGCCAAGAGAGCGTGAATTTCAAAAGCTTTTCCGTTTTGGTTTATAAGCCCTTTCTCATTGAGTTCAGTAGATAATTCCTGCCAGTAATCTTCTGTATTGCCTAATAGTGTTTTCCAAGTTTGTTTTGTAACAGATAAGTTGGGCAAAATGCTGTATAGATTGAGCAGTTTTGTTTCTTCTTCGGTAAGATTTTCTAAAGGAAATATTTCAAGCAAATACTCAAAAATATCTTTTATTCGCTGTTCTCCACTATGTTCGGTCGTGAGTTTTGTATGATTATCGATATTTAATCCTTTTTCGGCTAGTTTTTGATTGGTTTCTTCAAATGTCCAGTTTTTTCGTTTGATATTTTTGGCTACTAATTCTATCGCTAAAGGGTGATATGCCAAACGATTTACGATATTTCGTACTTGTTCTTGTATCGTTTCATCAAAACTGTCTATACTTTTTCCATAATAAACACAAAAAATAGCGACAGCATCTTTCGGAGTAGCTTGTAGAAGCTCAAAAGATTCCATAAAATCAATATGCTGGCGAGAAGTAGTCAATATTTCCCACCCTGCCGAGGTCAGATTTTTAAGCAAATGAGCGTTTGGAGAAGCATCATCAATGAGTAGCAGCTTTTTTCCTTCTAAGTTGGAAAGCTCGCTTTTTATCATTTCAAATATCTTTTCTTGTCTGTTAGGAGTTTGAGGAGGAACAGCATTTACCTTTTCAGAAATGCCTAGATTTTCTAAAAGTGTATAGTTATTTAGCGTGTCGTGTATGTTAGATTGTCCCTTTAGAAATAAACAGTAATCGTATTTTTTGTAATGTTCTAAGAAAAAAGCCTTTGAAAGTGCTGATTTTCCAATTCCACCAATTCCGTTTATACTGACAATAGAAACGCTTTTATGTACTGATATTTTTTCTCTAATTTCTGTAAGTTCTTTTTCTCGTCCTTCAAACTTTTCGTTGTTGGGAAGTTCGGTTAGAATGCGATTGATTTTTTTCTCTTCAATCTGATTGATGATAATGTTGATATTTATTCCTGCATTTTCAAATCTTTGCCATTCAAATTCATTAAAGTTGAGAGGAAGAGAAGCTAAAAGTTTTTCTAGCTCTTCACGACTTATTTCATTTTGTTCTTCTACTGGAAGTTCTCTCAAAAAATTGATTTTAGTTTCTAAATCTTCAATTCTCTTTTCTAATTCATACTTGTATGAAATATGAGATGAAATAACGTGTTCTTTTCGATAAACAGCAAGCCTATCAAGAAGCTCATCAATCAGTCGGTGAATGGAATTTGGTTTCATAGTAAAGAAAGTAGTTTTTAGAGTTTGGATATAACCCTAAACGAGGCGTGAAGCCGTTGTTTAGGGTTATTAAATCCTCGTTTACGGCTATAAGCCTAAACGACGGTTTACATATATTCAGAACTCTATTTGTTTTGATTATTCTAATCATCAAAAACAATATACATAGAAAAATAAAAAAAGAGCCTATATTTTCACTCACTCACAACATTTCAAAACATTCTCCTTCATCAAATTATTTCAAATCTGAATCTTTATTTGTATTTTTGTTAATTAATTTCAGAGCGAAAAGCAGGGCAGCAAACCATCACATTTAGAAAAGCATAAAACAAATTACCCATTCTAAAAAATGGGCTACATAGAACGATATATGAAAAATATTAGAAACTTTTGCATCATTGCACACATAGACCACGGAAAAAGTACGCTTGCCGACCGTCTTCTCCAAACCACCAATACCATTACTGAACGTCAAATGCAGGCGCAAGTTTTGGACGATATGGATTTGGAACGTGAGCGTGGAATTACAATAAAAAGCCACGCTATCCAAATGAATTATATTGACCCAAAGACAAAGGAAGAGTATATCCTCAACTTGATTGACACTCCTGGTCACGTAGATTTTTCGTACGAAGTTTCTCGTTCTATTGCTGCCTGTGAGGGTGCATTGCTTATCGTAGATGCAGCGCAAGGTATTGAAGCACAGACGATTTCAAATCTTTACTTAGCATTAGGAAATGACTTGACTATCATTCCAGTAATGAACAAGATTGATTTGCCAAGTGCACAGCCAGAAGTGGTGGCAGATGAGATTATGAATTTGATTGACTGTGAGCGTGAAGATATTATTTCAGCGTCAGCAAAAGAAGGAATAGGAATAGATGAAATTTTAGATGCGATTGTAAAACGTATTTCTCCTCCTGTGGGAAATCCAGATGAAGAACTCCAAGCTCTTATCTTTGATTCTGAATTTAATACATACAGAGGAATTGAGGTTATTTTTAGAGTGATGAATGGTAAGATAAAGAAAGGCGATAAAGTAAAATTTATGGCGACTGGCAGAGAATATGAAGCCGATGAAATTGGTGTTTTGAAGCTAGAACAAGAGCCTAGAAAGGAAATTTCGGCTGGAAATGTAGGGTATCTTATCTCTGGAATCAAGCAAGCTAAGGAGGTAAAAGTCGGAGATACGATTACACATGTGGAGAAGCCTTGTAAGAAAATGATTGAAGGTTTTGAGAATGTTAAGCCAATGGTTTTTGCAGGAATTTATCCTGTGGATACAACAGAGTTTGAAGAGCTTCGCACTTCTATGGAAAAACTTCAACTCAACGACTCTGCCCTAATTTGGGAGCCTGAAACATCGGCAGCCTTGGGCTTTGGTTTCCGTTGTGGATTCTTAGGAATGCTTCACATGGAAATCATACAAGAGCGTTTGGAAAGAGAGTTTGACATGACAGTTATTATGACTGTTCCTTCTGTGAAATTCCAAGTTACTACGAAGCGTAAAGAAACTTATTTTGTAAGTGCGCCATCTGAAATGCCAGAACCAGGAGTATTGGACTTTGTAGAAGAGCCATTTATTAGAGCTTCCATTATTACAAAAGCTGATTACATTGGTGCTGTAATTAAACTCTGTATGGAAAAACGTGGAATTTTGATGAATCAGTCTTACCTCACAACAGACCGTGTAGAGATGATTTTTGAAATGCCACTTGCAGAGATTGTATTTGATTTTTATGATAGGCTAAAAACAGTTTCTCGTGGATATGCTTCATTTGATTACGAACTAATTGAACTTCGTAAATCTGACATGGTAAAGCTAGATGTGATGCTCAATGGAGAACCTGTCGATGCACTTTCTGCCATCGTACACAGAGATAAAGCGTATGAGTGGGGTAAGCGTCTTTGTGAAAACTTAAAATCACTTCTTCCTCGTCAGCAGTTCGAAATTGCTATTCAAGCAGCTATTGGAGCAAAAGTAATTGCAAGAGAAACCATTTCAGCACTTCGTAAGAACGTAATTGCAAAATGTTATGGTGGTGATATTTCTCGTAAGCGTAAACTACTAGAAAAGCAGAAAAAAGGTAAGAAACGTATGCGTCAAATTGGTTCAGTAGAAGTTCCACAGGAGGCATTTATGGCAGTTTTGAAAATCAATAACTAAAATATTTTGCCTATCAGACCTTGTTTAAAATGATTTTTCAAATCAGATATTTTAAACAAGGTCTTATTTTTTTATTACTTCTCAAACTACAATGTTATGAACGATAACCTTTCTGATATGATGTGTTTAGATGTCTATTTATCACTACTAAAATCTAGTAAAAACACTATCAATGCAAGTATTTTTGAGCAAAGTAAATTATCAGTTTTTCCTCTTTTAAGTAGAGATGTTTTTAGTCTGATGCATCAAGAAGCCATTTTGAGTCAAAATGTAGATATAGATAAAGTAAAATCGTTTGCTAAGAAATTCAAATGGAAAAATAATTTCGAAGAAATATTTTCTGCCAACGATTTTGAAGCTATTATAATTACGGATGTGCTAGAAAAAATCATGTGGGTAAATAATGGCTTTACAAAAATGACAGGCTATTCAAGAAAGTTTGCGACAGGCAAACACCCTAATTTTTTGCAGGGCAACAGAACATCTAACAAAACAAAAGCAAACATACAGAACAGGCTTAGAGAAGGACAACCTTTTGAAACTTCAATCATCAATTACAAAAAAGATAAAACTCCTTATAAGTGTAAGATTAAAATATTTCCTCTATACACAGACAGTATAACTCACTTTATGGCATTAGAACAACAAATAAAGTGAAAAGTCAAATAGAACAAACAACCTCATTTTTAAACTAAAAGTGAGGTTGTTTTTTTGTTGGGCACGAATCAGCCAACAAATAATGCGTATATGATAAGTTGTAGTAGTTTATTAAAAAATATTTCTGCTTGTTATTCTATGGTTTATCACTTTTCATTTAGACAATCATTTTTTTTATCTTTGGTATAGATATAACCCCAAATGCTGTTTTGGCAAAATAAAAATATACCCTTTCTGTAATCAGCTACCCTAAAGTTAGGATAAATCAAAAATTATGAAAACATTTACCCTTAGTTATATATTTTTTCTAGCTATCTTTTTCTATCCTTTTACGCTACCAGCACAAACCAATGAAGCAAGTGGAACGCAAGATGAAGTAGAAGAAGAGAAAGCTCCTCCTTATGATAGAAAATGGATTGTAGATATTATAGGAAATTTTTTTGAAAATCAGCGCACAGCTCCTTTAATAATCATTGATTCGGTAGAAAATGTATATTTGGCAGGAACATTCTCAGAAGAAATAAACATAAATCAGCAAACAAACTTACAGAGCAAAGGAGGTACAGATGTTTTCCTTCTAAAGTTTGATACAAATGGAAAGCTACTTTGGAAAAAACAGGCTGGAGGCATTGGAGATGATTATGTAGGAGCAATACGAAGTTCAGCAGAAGGAGGTGTTATTTTGTCTGGACATTTTGAAGACTCTACTTATTTTGATAGAATAAAAGTAGATAAAAAAGCAGGAGGATATGTGGCTAATTATGATAAAAATGGGACAGTTTTATGGGTCAAGACAGAAGACAAAACAGAGTATTCTCTTCCTCAAACAGACAGGCAGCATAATCTGTATTTATCTGAGGCTTACAAGGATAAAGTTAAAATAGATACTACAATCATCAACAACCCTACTCGCTACTATAATAGTTATTTATCCAAATATAATAGTAGCGACCAATTAGAGTGGTTTACAATTATCAATAAGATGAACAAAAATGGAAGGGGGGAAGTAAAAACCTCCGACATGGCAATAGATGATGAGGGAAATATTTTTTTAGGAGGTACATTCAAATATGCTCCTGTGTTTGATAATATAGAGGTTCGCAGTGGTAAGAAAGATGATATTTTTTTAGCAAAATATAATAATCAAGGACAATTAGGATGGGTCTTGCAACTTACCAATAGCGATGATGAGTATGAAGTGGACAGAGTATTTTTGCATGATGGAAATATTTATCTTCGTGCAACAGCTTATATGATAGAAGGAACAGATACTACAGAAACACATCATCAGTTTGAGTATAATGAGCAAGCTACTTCAGTAGAGTATTATTCTTTTTACGGTTGGGAAACAGGTGAAGATATTACAGGAGATTCCTTAAACTACCAATACAGCAATTTTACACAAAATACAGTAAAGAACACTGTTTACAAATTTGGGATTGTAGGAAATAAGTTGATGTTAATGAAGTTTCGTAGAAAACCTTTAACTAATGCTAGAAAAGAAGATGAATAATCGCTGTACCAAGCTAATTTGTGAAAAGATATACACAAAAAAGCCATTCAATTTTTTATATAATTGAATGGCTTTCTTTATAAAATAGAAAACAATAATTATTCTTCTACTTCTTCTTCCATGTCTTCGTCCATAGCACTATCTGGGTCTTCTACAGAAATACTAGCAATTTCATATTTAGAAGCTGGTCCGAAAGCTGGACTCAAAATAGCAGCTTTTTTTAGGTTTTTAACAGCTAGTGCATACTGTTTGCCTCTGTGCTGAAAAATACCAAGTGCAAAAGCGGCCATAGCACGGGCATTTCTATTGATTTGAGGCGTACTACTAATAGCTAAAAGTAATGATTCTGCCTCTACCTCATCTCCTACTTTTTGCAAGGCAAGTGCTTGATAAAACAAAATAAGAGGGTTTCTAGGGTCAATCGCCGTATATTGGCGAGAATACTCTAGGGCATCGTCGTAGTTCGCTAATTCTAAATAAACCTTAGTTAGTTTACCATAAATTTCTAGTTTTTGAGGTGTGTTGAGCATAAACTTTCTAGGGTCTTGGTCGCCCTCTAGTTTTCCTGAACGTGCTTTCTCGTTCATCTCCAAACGAAAGTTTAACTTTTGTAAGAGCGTATCTTTGTCTGCTTTGTTTTCTATATATGACTTCAACTCTTGTGCATCTGGAAAAGGGTCTCTCATAGCAATTACTTTTTCTAACAGTTGTCTGGCATCGTTAAACTCATAAACTTTAGAGTATCCATTAGCAACTTTCATCAAAAACTCTGGACTAAATTCGTTTGCACGAGCTGCAAACTGACTTCCTTTGGTTATTTTACTAAAAGCACGTTCTGCCTCTGCATAATTTCCTAGTTTAAAATGCGTATAACCTAATTCGTAAAAGTCTTTGTCATAACCGATTCCTGTTTCTCCTCCTGTAATTTCCATAAGTTGAGTCATAAGCTCCAATGCCTTCTCATTATTTCCTACTGTATTCTCATAACGA
It includes:
- a CDS encoding tetratricopeptide repeat protein, which translates into the protein MKPNSIHRLIDELLDRLAVYRKEHVISSHISYKYELEKRIEDLETKINFLRELPVEEQNEISREELEKLLASLPLNFNEFEWQRFENAGININIIINQIEEKKINRILTELPNNEKFEGREKELTEIREKISVHKSVSIVSINGIGGIGKSALSKAFFLEHYKKYDYCLFLKGQSNIHDTLNNYTLLENLGISEKVNAVPPQTPNRQEKIFEMIKSELSNLEGKKLLLIDDASPNAHLLKNLTSAGWEILTTSRQHIDFMESFELLQATPKDAVAIFCVYYGKSIDSFDETIQEQVRNIVNRLAYHPLAIELVAKNIKRKNWTFEETNQKLAEKGLNIDNHTKLTTEHSGEQRIKDIFEYLLEIFPLENLTEEETKLLNLYSILPNLSVTKQTWKTLLGNTEDYWQELSTELNEKGLINQNGKAFEIHALLAEIVRYKNETELYADCYQAIINLIDKLNWRDNPSYNYENYKYTSIYIAITENIVSYCEEVFLKLGINFSSHKGTEIALLMERIGSFYKKMGNLNKELFFYKKSHKAYQVALKNSQEKLEFLNGLALSKQNLGQTYMSLGETTTALQFSMETVTMYEETLEKYSNSEHLIYSLAIAYQKVGEIYQHLTQLDKALEFFEKFNYLMNKLYTSYQDDINIKHAFAVSCEKLGTLYYNLKYYEKALFLLKERHKLGIELSASNPDNVDFKNGLAISCAVLGKVQISLGSIKKGHELLVKYNNLMVDLNENYGNNVNFRSGLADSYFALGEVQEAAKNYSKARYYYSYAQKFHKNLVKDFPQYVKFRNNLNWIEYRLKELEDK
- the lepA gene encoding translation elongation factor 4, whose translation is MKNIRNFCIIAHIDHGKSTLADRLLQTTNTITERQMQAQVLDDMDLERERGITIKSHAIQMNYIDPKTKEEYILNLIDTPGHVDFSYEVSRSIAACEGALLIVDAAQGIEAQTISNLYLALGNDLTIIPVMNKIDLPSAQPEVVADEIMNLIDCEREDIISASAKEGIGIDEILDAIVKRISPPVGNPDEELQALIFDSEFNTYRGIEVIFRVMNGKIKKGDKVKFMATGREYEADEIGVLKLEQEPRKEISAGNVGYLISGIKQAKEVKVGDTITHVEKPCKKMIEGFENVKPMVFAGIYPVDTTEFEELRTSMEKLQLNDSALIWEPETSAALGFGFRCGFLGMLHMEIIQERLEREFDMTVIMTVPSVKFQVTTKRKETYFVSAPSEMPEPGVLDFVEEPFIRASIITKADYIGAVIKLCMEKRGILMNQSYLTTDRVEMIFEMPLAEIVFDFYDRLKTVSRGYASFDYELIELRKSDMVKLDVMLNGEPVDALSAIVHRDKAYEWGKRLCENLKSLLPRQQFEIAIQAAIGAKVIARETISALRKNVIAKCYGGDISRKRKLLEKQKKGKKRMRQIGSVEVPQEAFMAVLKINN
- a CDS encoding PAS domain-containing protein, giving the protein MNDNLSDMMCLDVYLSLLKSSKNTINASIFEQSKLSVFPLLSRDVFSLMHQEAILSQNVDIDKVKSFAKKFKWKNNFEEIFSANDFEAIIITDVLEKIMWVNNGFTKMTGYSRKFATGKHPNFLQGNRTSNKTKANIQNRLREGQPFETSIINYKKDKTPYKCKIKIFPLYTDSITHFMALEQQIK
- a CDS encoding tetratricopeptide repeat protein, which codes for MITRKRLSQKLYKSYFFLAFICSSFFITSTLVQAQSDTTNVDDMHTLPKSNKGEGLDEYVIAEQLRMTQKYPKAIAFYDQAIAKEPNNLEYLYNKCMCYYEGRNFAAAEPCFQSVLEKKANYIPAYEMLANTYKQKKEYDNAVSMYDKIISIAEDDGEKFAYQFRTIDLLFRTGNVEKAGKYIKSANELFPGMPDLFYLQARYENTVGNNEKALELMTQLMEITGGETGIGYDKDFYELGYTHFKLGNYAEAERAFSKITKGSQFAARANEFSPEFLMKVANGYSKVYEFNDARQLLEKVIAMRDPFPDAQELKSYIENKADKDTLLQKLNFRLEMNEKARSGKLEGDQDPRKFMLNTPQKLEIYGKLTKVYLELANYDDALEYSRQYTAIDPRNPLILFYQALALQKVGDEVEAESLLLAISSTPQINRNARAMAAFALGIFQHRGKQYALAVKNLKKAAILSPAFGPASKYEIASISVEDPDSAMDEDMEEEVEE